A part of Capsicum annuum cultivar UCD-10X-F1 chromosome 6, UCD10Xv1.1, whole genome shotgun sequence genomic DNA contains:
- the LOC107873182 gene encoding protein ENHANCED DISEASE RESISTANCE 2-like isoform X2: MANLDVDNEPEWIKRVKSEGAIPLLDPDNCSNGWASPPGNSFMVRGPEYFSTKVKIPGGEFLLKPLGFDWIKAPKKISDILNNPKHRIRRALQDETSTGCKPFVWAFNLQVPSKENFSAVAYFVGLEPVPEGSLMEQFLKGDDAFRTNRLKLIANIVKGPWIVRKAVGEHAICVIGRALTCKYCITDDYIEVDIDIGSSVIANAIVHLAYNYISTLTVDLAFLIESQTQSELPEQILGAVRFSELQTTSATLVEIPSDGNIEELLPSFPSRLWKSFGDSFSHLVHADTQGCSSSSSPSNVKGDVDNGLSEEGTKR, encoded by the exons ATGGCCAATCTTGATGTAGATAATGAACCTGAATGGATAAAGAGGGTGAAATCAGAAGGTGCCATTCCCCTTCTGGATCCAGATAATTGCTCAAATGGGTGGGCTTCTCCACCGGGGAATAGTTTCATGGTAAGAGGTCCAGAATACTTTTCAACAAAGGTTAAAATTCCTGGTGGTGAATTTCTTCTGAAACCTCTTGGTTTTGACTGGATAAAAGCTCCTAAAAAGATTTCTGATATTCTGAATAATCCAAAACACCGTATCAGGAGGGCTCTTCAAGATGAAACTTCTACTGGTTGCAAGCCCTTTGTCTGGGCTTTCAACTTGCAAGTTCCTAGTAAGGAAAACTTCAGTGCTGTTGCATATTTTGTGGGTCTTGAACCCGTCCCTGAaggttctttgatggagcagttCTTAAAAGGAGATGATGCTTTTAGAACTAATAGGCTAAAACTGATCGCGAATATTGTTAAAGGACCTTGGATTGTAAGAAAGGCAGTTGGGGAGCATGCTATATGCGTAATTGGACGTGCGCTGACTTGCAAGTACTGTATAACAGACGACTACATAGAAGTAGATATTGATATAGGATCTTCAGTGATAGCAAATGCAATTGTTCATCTCGCATATAATTATATATCAACCCTTACAGTTGATTTAGCTTTCCTAATTGAGAGTCAAACTCAATCAGAACTTCCAGAACAGATTTTAGGAGCAGTAAGATTTTCAGAGCTGCAGACCACTTCAGCAACGCTAGTTGAAATTCCTTCTGATGGGAACATAGAAGAGTTGCTGCCTTCTTTCCCTTCAAGGCTATGGAAGTCTTTCGGCGACAGTTTCTCTCACCTTGTACATGCAGATACTCAAGGTTGTAGCTCCAGCTCCAGTCCCTCAAATGTAAAGGGGGATGTTGATAATGGGCTTTCTGAAGAAGGTACCAAAAGATG A
- the LOC107873182 gene encoding protein ENHANCED DISEASE RESISTANCE 2-like isoform X4, with amino-acid sequence MVRGPEYFSTKVKIPGGEFLLKPLGFDWIKAPKKISDILNNPKHRIRRALQDETSTGCKPFVWAFNLQVPSKENFSAVAYFVGLEPVPEGSLMEQFLKGDDAFRTNRLKLIANIVKGPWIVRKAVGEHAICVIGRALTCKYCITDDYIEVDIDIGSSVIANAIVHLAYNYISTLTVDLAFLIESQTQSELPEQILGAVRFSELQTTSATLVEIPSDGNIEELLPSFPSRLWKSFGDSFSHLVHADTQGCSSSSSPSNVKGDVDNGLSEEGTKR; translated from the exons ATGGTAAGAGGTCCAGAATACTTTTCAACAAAGGTTAAAATTCCTGGTGGTGAATTTCTTCTGAAACCTCTTGGTTTTGACTGGATAAAAGCTCCTAAAAAGATTTCTGATATTCTGAATAATCCAAAACACCGTATCAGGAGGGCTCTTCAAGATGAAACTTCTACTGGTTGCAAGCCCTTTGTCTGGGCTTTCAACTTGCAAGTTCCTAGTAAGGAAAACTTCAGTGCTGTTGCATATTTTGTGGGTCTTGAACCCGTCCCTGAaggttctttgatggagcagttCTTAAAAGGAGATGATGCTTTTAGAACTAATAGGCTAAAACTGATCGCGAATATTGTTAAAGGACCTTGGATTGTAAGAAAGGCAGTTGGGGAGCATGCTATATGCGTAATTGGACGTGCGCTGACTTGCAAGTACTGTATAACAGACGACTACATAGAAGTAGATATTGATATAGGATCTTCAGTGATAGCAAATGCAATTGTTCATCTCGCATATAATTATATATCAACCCTTACAGTTGATTTAGCTTTCCTAATTGAGAGTCAAACTCAATCAGAACTTCCAGAACAGATTTTAGGAGCAGTAAGATTTTCAGAGCTGCAGACCACTTCAGCAACGCTAGTTGAAATTCCTTCTGATGGGAACATAGAAGAGTTGCTGCCTTCTTTCCCTTCAAGGCTATGGAAGTCTTTCGGCGACAGTTTCTCTCACCTTGTACATGCAGATACTCAAGGTTGTAGCTCCAGCTCCAGTCCCTCAAATGTAAAGGGGGATGTTGATAATGGGCTTTCTGAAGAAGGTACCAAAAGATG A